The Bradysia coprophila strain Holo2 unplaced genomic scaffold, BU_Bcop_v1 contig_415, whole genome shotgun sequence genomic sequence aatttacagaaaaaaaagttcaaaaatattaCATCTAACCACCGATCCATTGATTTGTTTCAATAACAATAATCATCCACAAACTTATAGTTTTTTTGCGAAGTCATAGAAAATGATGTATAACACAACAGATAAAGAGAGAGcaatttttaaaaggaaaCTCAATCCGTTGCtctaatagttatttatctaccaaggtaggtatgaaggtattttttcgcactagatgtcgattgtcgatccgaggcgaagccgaggtcgacaagacgtcgtgtgcgaaaaaataccggaatacctaccgtggtagatacaacgtttttcgcaatttcgggccataatcacctttccaatgcaaaatattaccaaaatttctcccaaacattcacatgcaaacatgaattcatttgaacgatcaggcaacctgcactatatacacattgcaatgtgatgtatagagacgcgctaaataaaatcaagtagtcaatgcttagtatgtacgcttcaacaatgcgttctgtataattgtgtgactctgtagccgaatggctatggtcgttgcttggtgtttggaagaattttggtgttggatgttcaaatcctggtctgtgcaaagtttttatttaaaaaatttagtctttcttaaaCGTACTAAGctatgtagcgtgcgaaaaaaatgtgaaaaagcccaagtgcgaaaaaaataatcaaaaacgcactgtgaaataaataccttcaaaacgacattaaatggatgaatggaaaggtgatgattatggaccggaattgcgaaaaacaaattaccattcatttattcacttttatcTCAATCTTCTTTTCGTtctcatttcaaaattatttctctttgcaatcaattattaccatattttctcatatgtagaaaaagcaaaactttagttttgttactttttcttcaaccaaactccttatatactaaaacaaaactttttttttgaaaaccaaaattctttatatacttacaaaactttttttgaaaacaaaaatattttttggaaacaaaaattttttttgaaaagatatgCTAAaagatatgccaaaaaaaataccgtgattgtttacaatgaaaattctgaatttttgtgcatttgtctatttcaattctcggttggcacaaagcatgatgtgttacacgtattgtaatgagattttttcagcacacgacccaattttccttactcgctccgctcgtaaggaaaacttgggtctagtgctgaaaaaatcaacattacaatacttgtaacacaacatactatttcatgcttcggggccgaaaatgagggcaatttttcgaattttctcgggtttccggccctctgcatgaaaactcacatgtgcacctgttggggacggttgatttaaggcactttcgcttgtagacctcacttcgttcggcccacaatccgcgaaattgcctaaaatcaatcgtccaaaacaggtacacaaatgactattcgATTGATTAAAACCCAGTCACTTGAAACGTACATTTTTGGAATGTTTCTATCCCACTCGATCTAACGACTTCGAAATATAGTTGTCTCACTCGCACTGATGGCAATTCAAAGTGACTGGTTgaaaccaaggttctgaaagaacaggtgaGGAtacttctgagttgatcacgtaGGCGGtgacatacaaattttgataaatttgataaaaacttttttttttcttcaagttgacatttcaaaaaatctgtaatgaatgtgtttcacaaaaagaatctatttgtcaaaatgtgcaaggttctgaaagaacaggttaagacacttacgaaggcgggtgcaacacaaatcttgacaattcagacatgtatattgtttgaaaagtcaacttgaaaatataaaatataaaattttcccaacataggagaatgatgttcagaaactaagaagaaatgtaatagaggttttccatattttagtacattctgtcataaaattactgctgtcactgcgcttattttcactgctgtgacatttcatacGAATGAATCATTGTGaagttgtttcacaaaaaaaatattctagtaagaatgaagtactataaaaaagtgtggcgcctctacaggccaaccgactaggcgaatagtTGGCGctacaagaaaattttgatcacacagccttcgtgatcaactcgaagtgtcttaacctgttctttcagaaggcgggtgacaccaaaatttataaacagatagtgtgagaaatcaacttgaagaaaatgtttttctcgaaaattcagaattttgtttttgttaaggaGTCAGGACACacctccaaaaaaaattctaaaaatctagaatttcatcttttattttgataattttttttgaggtgTTCCCTGACTCCTTAACAAAAATCCAGGGAGCCGAGATCTGATTAGCCGCAATTGTCGACACTGTGAcgttccattttacatataaacttcgcagccGTTAATAACTTCGTGACCgtctcagagttgtcttaacctgttctttcagaaccttggtatCACCCGCCTTCGGGAGTGTCTTAGCCTGTTCACTCAGAACAGAACTTGAAACAGAGACCCTAAAATTTAGAATCAGGATGAAGCCCTGATCGTTCGtaattttaagaattcgtaacttgacagttcttaattttttttattattttggtttATTAGCCAACGGCGGTTGAATCTTGCTGTCTACAGTTACAATGTTATTCCAAGACATGGTTAGTTATTAGTTATCATTACACAGCATGTCTACTTTCATTTATACGCTCAACTCTCAACTGCCAACCGTAAAATATTCTCTTTTTTGCCTGATCCTAAACTGTatgttattttgttcaatttttcatattcacACTCTTGATGCTATCAACAGTCACATAGATGTCGctattcaccgaaaaaaaaatcgtaaattgtCGTGTCAAAAAATGCATACATCAAAACTTGAGAAAacgtcaataaaaaatttggtgaaacTTTTTCCAGGCTACAAAACGAAGGAACTGCCCAACAACTAGattcaatcaaataaaaaatcgttcaataaattttatggtaATTCAGCGTTTCGGATATCATCTAAAATGAACCGCAGTGATGGTTTGGTGAGACGAATTAAAACTCGTTCTGATGTCGATGCAAACAGTTCAGCTGGCAAtgaagaaaacgataatagtCCCGATCGAGATGAAGAATTGGAAGACAACGATTCGAAGGAGACCCGATTGACATTGATGGAAGAAGTTCTACTGTTGGGGCTCAAAGACAAAGAGGTGAGTCGAACGgaaaaagttcactttgattTTTGTTGCAACGTTGACGAGTTATGTTACATTGGTGCTGATGAGGGTCAAGGTAGAGTTGTTTATGTGAAGTTTGCATTTCTTTGTCGTGACCTCACATGCTTTGCAGCATCAGATAtgttttgtgttaaataaacACACAcgaaaattgtacttcaaTCAAATTCGTATTCGATTATaaagtgaattttcatttcaaagtgTTTGAATGTGATGCTATAATTACAATTGAAAGTTCCACTTTGTGTAAATTGGTTACGAAATGACTCATGTTAcccacaaaaaattcttcaaacgCGTATTGTGTTAGATAAGCGCGAACGTACGTTTTCCTCATTTAGTTGATTGGTTGGTACATTTTTGTCGCTTTCTAGTTTTTAATTGATAAGGAATATTGTTCATTGTTATTATGTTTACACCGACTGTAAAAAGTTGCCGAATCAAATTTGAATAGAATGAAAAACCTGGCAATTGAATCGCGCGGTATCCAAATGGAAATGATTTCGTTTTAGGGATACACATCGTTCTGGAATGATTGCATTTCGAGTGGATTGCGTGGATGCATACTTATTGAACTAGGCATACGGGGACGCGTTGAACTGGAGCGAGCTGGAATGCGAAGAAAGGGTTTAACGTCTAGGTAAgttttgcaactttttttttttaattgtctaGTTTCCAACTAGTCTCATTCGCTCATTCCTTATAACCTGATTGAAATGTCTTCCAATGCAAATTAAATGTTCCGAAGTTACCTTCTCCGCACAAAGCCAAGGACAATTTGGTATTATGTCCTTATCACTTAGTCGACACCTGTATCGAAACCACCAAACCACtgacttatatttccttcATTTGGACAACGGCAGTCacagagaacggacgtgtttatgcgttgctctctaaaagtgtttcttttgtgtggctgtgtgtgaattcattttcgattttgtctaatttctgtgccaacttttacggctttggtgtttttattttgctgtaatgtttaaatggtgaaattattttaaaggttttattaacgaagtcaaagtgttgttctcgtaggtcattttctctttgatcaataaagtcgttctcgcctcattgtgcgatatcaacaattgtgttatttcctttgttatttaacatgtgcttcgtggcgtcggtttacggattaacaatcgactctaccagaagctaatgctaaattacgtgctcgattaatgtacgaaaatgacacattgccgtatggcatctggcagtcaattttagtgcaggtaaggtacaaacgcttcgggttctcatttgacaccccaaaaccacatagcaaatttttacaaatttgctgtggtacaatcccaagatacagaaactatcttgtactccaaaatgaccgcgaggtttaacagatctattgattgatacgttgtatggatgtcaagggatatgacgaaatacgaatcattcaaacgctacaacctgcaacgccagaacgagttcagtcacatggtggcatggcgatttatacgaagaggcaactcatggcctatggtgattagacacttgctattacctaaaactaatagccgtaaccgtaacaaagtcggaaatatcaaaaaacccaacattcgctttctccataaaagaaaccatatcgacataatgtcaatagtagaaagagctacaacatgacaatgttgatagcgccatctttgggaaaatgtacaggtcaattagtgatggttgtggtattcgcataccacccacggcttggagaattcacaacgtatgggacgttaacacacggtcgatttgtgaacaatctaagtcgggagagatatgatgtaaaatcacagtccatatgatcaagagacttgtacaatagcacaacaggcccatctgaggcttaggtgctgggcttacaccctcccatctaatctaatctaatctaatctataTTTCCTTCATAGTTGTTCGATTGAACAATTGAATTTGAGGACAAGAACCGAATGAAATTCGAGTTTTGTAAAGGGATAAAAGATCTTTATTGAGTAAAGCGAATCAGAAGAATAAAAAGTCGTTCCCACTCCAGCTAAAGTCATTTAAAAACGCTGGGAAAACTGTCTATTTACTCAGTTGATACCTTACATTACAAATATACGAATGGACTGACAGTTAGAGATTTCTCAACCCCACTTCAGTCACACATTTCTGTGACTCTAATTTTGTgcacgaaagaaaaatttcaagacTCAGTATACCGGTATTAGCTGTGCGTTCACCTGCAATAAACTTCAAATCGTCCATCCAAAAAGCATGactcaaaaatcattttttctttcagAAAAGTAGTATTGAAATCAGAGACTCCGACAGGTGACGTTTTGTTAGACGAAGCCTTAAAACACATAAAAGAAACCGATCCACCGGAAACCGTACAGAGCTGGATTGAATACCTGAGCGGCGAAACATGGAATCCACTGAAATTGAGATACCAATTGAAAAATGTCCGCGAACGTCTTGCCAAAAATTTGGTGGAAAAGGGAGTTCTAACCAcagagaaacaaaatttcttgttaTTCGATATGACCACGCATCCGCTGAACGATAACGTGATCAAATGTCGACTAGTGAAGAAGGTACGTTGAAATCAGTGCGGCCGATAAGATACGCTCGGTCTGATCGCAACCATTCGTTTCCAGATACAAGATTCGGTATTATCGAAATGGGTCAACGACCCGCAACGCATGGACAAACGGATGCTGGCGTTGATATTTCTTGCTCATGCTAGTGATGTATTGGAAAATGCTTTTGCGCCATTAAACGATGATGACTACGAGCTGGCGATGAGGCGAGTTCGAGAACTTTTGGATCTAGActttgaaaatgaatcggcCAAGCCGAACACAAACGAAATCATCTGGGCAGTTTTTATGGCATTTACCAAGTAATCGAATGCGGTGAGTGTTGTGGTATAACATATTCTGTGAACGAAAGTGTTCTGACGGTCTGAAGGTGGGCTAAAGGAAAACGTTTCGAATCTGTTCAATGACTCAGATGCTCAATGTTGTAAAACTGAAATAGACTAGACATCTAtgtacgaaatgtaacgtggTCTCTTACAATCCAAAATTCTCATATCCTTTCTGTACTGAAAGCCATACGAATAGTAACGAAATAGGACAATTACACTTCCCCTCTGCCGCAGATAATTATTTTCGCTCTTGATTTGATTCGGACTTGAAATTACGTTCATAAGCTATGACGTAATAAGTAACAACCAAAATGATTTCATCTAGAAATTGATAAGCAGTCATTTATATGCTATCATAGTTAAGTGATTTAACAGTTCAATTTGAAGGGAATTGAactgcaatttttttctatataaatcGGCGGACACATCACGAGTGTTTGTATTGGTTTATTGCTGCCACATTTACGATCGATTGTGTTGATTTTTCCAAACTGATTAATTCGTGTTATCTGTTCAAGTCATTAAATGGATTTGGAGAATTTCATGGTTTTTTTACTGgaaattttatacattttattgCTGTTATTGCACACCAGTACACCATGTACAATTTATACCGATCTCTTTTGCGGATTTAGCTGGTTGAGCCTTAATAAATTAACGAACGGCAACCATATCATGGCGTAATTCTTGTGTTTGATTTATTATGCTGTCTGGTGCAATATTTCGGTTACTTTTAATAGACGTACTTGCAAGTTTTTTGAGTCGAATTGAAGCTGAAGATTGTAACCATTATGGGTAGTTAAGCAGTATTTTGACGATAGTTTTTTACTACTAACAAGCAAGTGTACCTGCATAACCTTAATTTACTAATAATATTGAACAATCGAACAATTGTCGAGGATTTCAttccaaatttgaaatttcatttctgcAGTCGAGTCGATATATTTCGATAAGCGAATACAGTTTGCGActctgaaataatttattcatttcggATGTTTTTCATCTGGTCCACTATATCTTCATTTACGTCTTTATACgtttttaccactaccacgtcTATGCATGCAAATATTTCAGCCGTATgagcaattttgtttgtatgaccagctgaaaaactgCTGAAACGAAATCAACAACTTATTTTAAGAGTCGACGACTGTAATGTTTTTTGCCAGCAAAAGTATTTGGGTACAGAGGACATGAGCCAGGTCACCTACCACCTGGCatattgtttcgattttataaTGTTCGACACTTGCAGAATTTAGTGTTTTTTCGCTCTGATATCTGCAGCAATTAGAAGACATAGAAACATCCATGAAGtagatttcattttatgtagaaaattttgataaaattttagacTCTGACTTTTATGAGTAGCGACATGACTTCCTGTATAATTTTTAGTTTGGTGTTTTTTGTGTAGGAAAACTGGTTGAACTATATTATCACGTCCTCGAGCATTAtgcttcaaaaaaatgtttccacacAAATGTCGCTAATGATTATTTGGTATTGGGAtacaaaaactttaaaacttaagagtcaattcgccaattcggcagacaaattttcaatttttgaaacaagcTACCtccgatattattgagttatagctcattcgattcgtcgttcaattctagcgAAAAAAATCCAGTTTGGGTGTAATGTGTGTACGAGGGGCACCATAAAAGTTTCGGGAATCGGGTATTTCCGATGCATagtatttaatttgaacatattcgtaaatttcaacattttttaaggTAAATAGCCAACTCAGTTCGAAAAAAGGGTGTACTCAGACATTAGGGcttatcattaaaaattgaactaaaatttcacgACTTTTGCAAGTTTAGACCAGGGTTTCTGTTGTTTGGGTCTCAGTATCGATGTAATACCAGCATAGTTCGATAAAAGAATCCTAAAAATATGTATCTAAAGAATCCTAACAGATTTCATCAGAAATTTCGGgaaaaatcgaaagaattAGATTCATATGCAATTTCACTGCGAGAGCGGCCCTACAAAATGGATCAgtttatttctaaaatttgagaTGTAACATGACCTGTTTCCTAGTGAAACAATAGCTTATGTTTCAGTTATAAAAGTCCATCCCTTTCCAGGCAGAACGTTTTTCCGCTTCTGAGATATTAAGGCCGAGAAATTTAAATCACGAAAAAGCCTGATACTGAAGTCTCACTTTGAGATCACATTTTTTGTGTCCTAAGGCCTATATCGTGGCTGTTTCTTGGTTAATTTGCTTTGAGTAAAAGTGAGGAATttataatcgaaaaaaatacaGTAAAAATATAAGTTCTCGGAAAGTTTTTAGCGAAATTGTTCTAGGACTACACAATTTGCCAAGGGACACTGACTAAGACCAAACTGGTTTTATCAGCgtatatcaaattatttcacatgaATTATGACTTTTCTGATAGCTGAGAGTCCAATGCAACAGCAAAGTACTTTCAATTATCATAACCTGTTTTTGAGGCAGATCTGTGGAGCTCTGAATCCGTCAGCAGTaagtgtttttaatttatcgcATTACTACGAAGTGTCAACATTTGAAGGCCGCGTATATGACTTATTACCATTTAGATGGACCATACTTTACATGAGGAcataaaaatactttaataaaaaataattatttaagaaaaaataaaaaacgaacagcacttcagaaaatgaattcctccattttcaaaaatggccgacaagcttttttataaatgtttcTCAACTcatatcaaaatcttttttttacgatGTTAGGACgtcattttacttaaaaaatgttgaaatttacgaatatgttcaaattaaatactTTTATGCGTCGGAAATACCTGATTCCCGAATCTTTTAGGGTGCCCCTCGTACATGTCATATGATGTCAATTGGTGGTGAATACACTTTTTTAGCAATGTCTTGATGAAGGAGGAAcccaaaaagttaaaactttgtaGGATTGTTGGCCTTGTCCACGACCGATAATTTGAGCCCACACTGACTTCCGCACTCACCACCCATGGCCAGCCAGCAGTCAAagtatggtcaactttcaaagAGTGCTGTATATCTGCAACATCATTGTTCTGACCTCAGCCACCATCACATATCTAAATTTGACCTCAGAAGTTTTGTGTTGCGGATTTGCGGgccatttgaaaaaaagttgacctTTACGGCTGGAATAAAAGAGtaaatttgaaccaaaatTCGTccaaaatagtatttttattaGTAACGTGTCTGGGGGACAATTCTAGCCCATAACCGATCGATTCCGAGGGATTCTTTCTGAAAAAACACTATTTCTTACATTTTGCTCATAGTCGGGAAGCCACTTTGACTGTAGGGAAATGGTGTAGCGATGCAGAGCGAACATAGTCGATCTTTAAAACATTGCTACACACCCCAGAACTACATACATGCTGTACCTGTTGCCATTCAACAAATTGTAGAGATTTTGCAATCATGTGCATATCGAATATTTCACCTACGGCGTATTACAGATCGGTCAAAAACCCTTAAAAGAGTAAAAAGTTAAGCAAGTCCTTGTGTTGTgtatacttccaaaacaactgatatcgttgTAGGTGACGCGTTCTGCGCTTGTAACGCAAAAATTAcatattcatattcatatCTTCTCTCATTGTCTGTAAGTTTGGAAAATGATAAAGCACAAAAGCGACGAAAATCGGTTCATCCTAAACTCTGGATTATCTCCAAAGATAGGAGCAAAGAGgtggttgaatagaatttGTATTTAATTGCTTTTAACAACCGGTGCCTTGACttcaaattaataattttccagGCTGATCTGTGACGTCATTCAAAAAGCGACGGCCgctaattttgttgtttaccTAGTCCCTTTCTTGCTTGCGTTTTTCTAATAACTTACATACAGCTTGAAACAGGTAAGGTTACCTGAAGCCTGAACTGAAAATACCTGAGcctgattcaatcaattttgacctgacctgaatttactTAACACCTGAATACAGTCAGacctgaaaaaaattgtatgtcaGATGACCTGACCCGTTTCAGAAATTCAGGTTATGATGTGAATGACCTAAATTTCAGAGTCAGTTTTTGACCTCCGAGTATTAAATTTAGAACATTAGAGTCTTACGAACGACTTCTCTTCTAGAAACACGAAATGAATTATAAGTAACAAGAATGTGTTCTAATAGcgcacaaaaatatttaccgcAGAGTGtttctgataaaaaatatcttttatttcatcagCGTTCGTACTTGAACCTCGCAATTTATGACAAGACTTTACATAAAACAGAGAACGGGATCAAAGAAAGTAGAAAGTCTCTTTCATACTTTCACAGGCCTCATCTTACCCATGACCGAAGCTACCATGCTCAACTGTTGcttatttttgatgattgaacttaaattgaatttgtttttcttctttctgttGCAGGTTGACGTCTCaatagtcaattttcaaaaattacggATCAACCACACTAATATCCCTATTTTATATTCATGTAATTAACTTGataattcaaaaagaaaaatgaaaacagaaaacaaatgaaCACGAATCAGctgtgtatgtgtgtatacGTGTGCTATtaatgatttttgaaattgattattttcggttttataATTACATTAAATCCGACAACATTCAACGCATATACGAGATTTACAGAGGAGGgtcaatcaaaataaaattacgagAATAACAATAAAGTGAACTGAGTTTCGGTTTACCCGTGGTTCTAcctaattttatttgtttttatttacaaaaaaaagtaagaaaagaaaatgatatCAATTCCATAAAACGTTAGGTTTAAAATAGGAGTGGACacaagttttttctttttgtattttctttgGTATGGAAATTCGACTATTTTCGATTTCGAAGTGTTATAACTACAAAACTGAAGAACTtttagaataatttatttgtctgtgcaac encodes the following:
- the LOC119082407 gene encoding Golgi phosphoprotein 3 homolog sauron, yielding MNRSDGLVRRIKTRSDVDANSSAGNEENDNSPDRDEELEDNDSKETRLTLMEEVLLLGLKDKEGYTSFWNDCISSGLRGCILIELGIRGRVELERAGMRRKGLTSRKVVLKSETPTGDVLLDEALKHIKETDPPETVQSWIEYLSGETWNPLKLRYQLKNVRERLAKNLVEKGVLTTEKQNFLLFDMTTHPLNDNVIKCRLVKKIQDSVLSKWVNDPQRMDKRMLALIFLAHASDVLENAFAPLNDDDYELAMRRVRELLDLDFENESAKPNTNEIIWAVFMAFTK